The genomic DNA GACAGACTCCTCAAAACTAAGACTTATCTGTACAAGGTAGAGGCAAGTTGCAGGAAGTTTTCCAGTCCCTCCCAATATAGAGTGGAGCTTCCAGAAATTGACTGTGAAGAAGGGTGGACCCTGCTCAAATTTGGACGGAAGCATTATGAAAGGGCCAAAATCTGTTTTCAAAAAGCCCTTCAATTAAAGCCAGATGACCCTCTTTTTTTTACTGGATTTGCAATAGCAGTATATCGTCTGGAGGTACTGCCTGGAGGAGATCCTCATAGTGTTTCTCTGGAACTACTGAGACGGGCAGTCACACTCAATCCAGAAGACGCTTACATTAAGACTCTTCTTGCACTGAAACTTCAGGACCAaaataaagaagaggaaggagaaaagtacATTAAAGAGGCTTTAAGAGCCACATCATCACAGCCTTATGTATTTCGCTATGCAGCCAAATTTTACCGAATAAAAGGCTCCCTGGAAAAAACTCAACTTCTTTTAGAAAAAGCTTTGCAGCTAACACCATTATCTGCTTTTCTGCATCACCAGATGGCACTTTGTTACAGGGATCAAATGCGTCAACTAAAAAGAACTACAACTCAAATGGGACTGCATTTtaacagaatgattgaatcagccttgtttcactttaAAAAGGCAGTTGAGTACAAGCCAGGGTTTGTGTTGGCTTATATAGGTTTGGCCAACATGTATGCAGAAACAGGTGACTACATAAATGCAGAAGAAAACTTTCAGAAAATATTGCACATGGAGCAGCTTGAGGATGTGAGAAAGCAAGAGATTCACTTCTATTATGGCCGCTTCCAGGAATTCCATAGAAAGTCCAAGAGTAATGCTCTCATTCACTACTTGGAAGGACTGAGAGTAAAAAAAGAGACATATGTTAGGCAACGTCTTCTAGATGCTGTGGAGAAACTAACTAAAAAGCGACTTCATCGTTTTTGAGATGATGTAAAAAATTCATGTCTCCTCAATTTTGTCCATTTGGAATGTGAGAAATCAAAGGATTGTGAAGCACAGAGAAGAGATTCTGGGAATGAAGTATCTATGAACACTCTATGACATGCAGCTGTCTGCTTCAAGTTTGTTTGGGAAATCTGCCTTgttggtatttctttttttttctttttttttctttttgtgatttttgtgaggtgacatgtccaaggtcacacaggtagtagataacaagtgtctgaggtcagatttgaattcagatcctcctgactccaggtccagtgctctagctactgtgccacctaactgccctcatcAGTACTTATTTCCTAAAGTagtaattttaaaagtctttgacACAATAGGATCAGCCAGAACACAGTATCTGCTATAACTAtagataaaagaagaaagtaaagccAAATGCAGTGAAACCTTAGGAAGGCTTGAAAGGAAACAGATTTCATATTTATTGGTTGTCTGTCAATTCTCTGCTTCTACTGCATTttaaatactgaggatttatataagattttattcaatatttgtaTGGGTGcttaaatatttgcatttttggTGCTTATTAATCttgaatgaaaaatttttaaaaaatgaaatgtacaaATAAATTGCAATGAATATTTAATCAGCTCCCCTATTCAGTCATTTATTGtggattaagaaaaaaagttaaatgctAATATtctaaaacttttgggaaaaccttcctctttaatcatttcagttctaactgactctttgtgatcccttttggggttttcttggcaaagatactggagagggcTGCCATTTTttattccagctcattttacagatgaggaaatagaggtaaaaagaattaagtgacttgcccagcgtcaCATAGTATGTGTGTGAGGCTGCATTTGACAGCATATCTTTTGAGTTCAGGCCAGCACACCACCTATCCATAATCTCATCCTCTGTGTTTCTCACctaattccatttctttctgcctctttgtccttctctttccatctctgctTCTCTTCTCCTCATCCCCCTTTTCCTCTAACTTATTCTCTCTCATTtggtctcttttcctctctctcacacTTTTTTCCTCAGTCTCTCTTTCTATCTTATTCAGTCTCTCTCATTTagtttgtctctatctctccctcaTACACCCTCACATAGTAGATTGATATGTGTTAAGAACTACTTAGTGTCCTTTCATAATTTTTACCTCAAAGATTAATCATATCATGGGGGTTACTCTAGGGTCTTAAAGTCTGGGCCAGGGTCATTCACACCTTGTCTTCTACAATACTGGAATGATACTGACTGATTCCAAAAACATGTGCCCAATGCTTAAGATGTCAATATAAGTATGGAGAAGATTAACACCAGTAACTAAAGAAATTCATGAAGTAAAAGATAAAACTAAGGTTCTTAGTCTAATGTGCTTCCTTTTGATTGCTACTGCCATCACAGCAGATAAGGGAGTGTAAGAGGCATTGTTTTGGAACATTAATTAGTTATCTCCTAAATATGAACTTCTTTCTTAGAATGAAAATTGTTAGCTTTCAcatgttgtttttttattcacTGTATTGTGTATGTGTACATGGATAGggctatgtatatatgtaaatctgATGTGTAAATGTTTCAGCAATCATTTGTGTTAGGAAAAGTCAACTCTCCCACTTTCAGGCCTCAAGTCTCTGTCCAGCATTCAAAATAGAACAGAGGTGAAAGATAATCAGGAACTCATAGGATTCTTGGGCAAACATGAATATCTTCCATCAGTTTCTGCTCCAAGGTAATCATTATTGCTGCCTTTGCAccatcaaacttttttttctaaaattctgccTCCACCCACATTTACCTCACCTATTGAATTTCCCATATTTCCATAAGAAGAAGGGgtaaaggaataaaggaaaaggacttgtgatgaataCTCGTGTTATGGATTAGTACAGGGCAGAAAGTGGGGAGAGGAAGTGACTCTTTCAACAAGAATCCATCCTCCCAATAGTCTGAgttcaaaattcatttggagacaACCTTGATCACTAAAGATTATCTCCTGCATAAATTGCTTCAGTTAATAAGATCAAACCAACCATTTCACTTGTGTGCAGCCACAGCCAATGACACAAATCAGGAGTTGACTCTTGTCCTTTGAAAAAAGGTGCAAATGAATATGTTCATGTTTTCTATGGGCAAATGCTTTCAAAAGTCTTGGATAAAAGTCCATTATCCATTAGCCCATCAAATTCCAGAGGTTAACAGACCTGAAAGCTCATTAGAAaagagtagaagaagaagaaggcagTATTTTCAGTCAGAAGAGTTAAGTTCAAATTTTGGTTCTGCTTGGAGagcttggtcaagtcactttatctctggacctcactttacacacacacactcacacacacacacacacacacacacacacacaattgtgACCTCAAAGTTTCCatctggttctaaatctatgatccctttTCTGAAGGTTGAAGGTATGAGAGACCCCTTCCTATGCTCCTACCTCATCAATTagtatttcctcttttataataACTCTTACTAACATTCACAGACCAATGAGATAACTTCCTTGGAGGAGTTGGTGTAGTATTCTATCAAGAATTCATAGGATATGTACTGAGAGGTGGtatcatccttttctttttgagtggtattttattttattctttcaattacatgaaaagagaatttcaacattcatctttttataagctcttgagttccacatttttctacctctcttcatttcttcccttttttccatgATAGGGattaatctgatatagtttatacatgaataatcatgtttaacatatttccatattagtcatgttgtaaaagaagaatcataactaaagggaaataaatgagaaaaagaagaaaaaatataaagcagattttatttaatttttcttggttacatgcaaaaataagtttcaacattcatttttaaaactttcagttCTGacttatttttctacctcctacTTCAATCccccttattgagaaagcaagttattagATATAGGTTAGAAATGTGTAGCAATGAAAAACATTACAcaataatcatgttataaaaataaacataacctcCCCTCTCCAAGAAAAGAGGaacctcaggaaaaataaagtaaaaaaaattgcttcaatctgtattcagtctGAATACAGTCAGCTCTGACTTTGGGATGGGTgctattctttatcttaagtccttcagagatgtcttgggtcacagcattgctgagaaaaggtaagtcattcacagctgattattCTACATTGCTGTTATTTTATCCTTAGTAGGTTTTCCCATTGAATCTgttcacataattttttttttaccgagaatttcctgttcatcatttcttagaagagaatagcatttcattttaatcacataccacaatttgttcagttattctccaaCCAATtagtattccctcaatttctagctCCTTGCCaacagaaaagaactgctataaatattcatatagatatagatacccttttccttcctctttttcttctcttctggaatatagaactAGCAGTGGCACTGATAGTTCTAAATTGCCCTACAGAATTATTTACTCCTCTCACAACTCCTCTATGCATctcctctaacatttgtcattttccctttctatcctaTTAATGAATCCAATAGATATAAggcagtacctcagaattgttccaacccacatttctcctatcaattgtgaattaagacatttaaaagtgatttaaataaataaattgataacCACATCTGAAGACTGttttatcttttgatcatttgtcatttggggaatggctcttactgtttttttaataaatttgattctattctctatgtttgagaaatgagacctttatcagagaaacttgtctCAATGTTTTTATCCCCCATTACTATTGctaatgtatttccctccattccattcctccccactcccatttattctattctgtctctcccttttcaACCTGTCCCTTCACAAGTGTTTTTGATCTGCTACCCCACCCCCTACCACAAACTTCCCTCCTTCCTATTACCTATCTTCCACCCCACTATCCCCCCCCTTTCTTTAATTTCCCTCTCTTACTTTCCTCTAAGtttagatagatttctattcccaattgagtgtgtgtgtgtgttattccctctcttaGCTAATTTTGATGAGAATAAGGCCAATTCATTTCCCTTTACCTCCATTCTTTTCACtcataaaataagtttaaaaagtgaagatggtatgttttggtttgcatttagTTTTAGCTTTTTCCTCTGAAAAGTCTTTTAGGTTTGTCCTTCTGCACTGAACCGCTGACAAGAGCtgagtccatcataattgatcatcacacagtgttgctgttaatgtatacaatattctcttggttctactcactttactcagcatcagttcatgcaagtctttccaggcttttctgaagtccactcACTTGTGGTTACTTACAGAACAACAAGTTccaccacattcatataccacagtttgttaactattctccaattctttgtcactgccaGAAgagctgttgtaaatattttcgtacatgtggatcttttcccctgTTTTATGATCTCTCTGACTTAGTAGCTGTAGgttttaattaaagggaataccctttgagcatagttccaaattgctttccaaaatggttggattagttcacaacttcactaacAATACATTTATgtaccagttttcccatatcccctctgACATTGagcatttcccctttttgtcattttagccaatctgatagttgtgaggtgattGAATTGATGATtttaagaaggaaagacaaaggaaaagggaagagtaaagcaaagagagatagagggagacaGAGTCTAAAGAAAAAAGGTTGTCACAAGAAGTCCAACACAATGAATGCAGCTTGGTTTAAATGAGAAACAGAAAGTTTTCATGCCATTGTACAAAGAATGAGGACCAGACAGTTAGATGAATGAAGTTGATTGAAGTTTCTAGCTTCACTGATAAAGAGGATAGCTGCTTTTTCCTCTGCAAAAGTGAAAAGTGGAGATACCAGAAAAGAACCACAATTATTGGTTCAAATGCttcataaaatatacatatatggattCTTTTAAATATGAAGCAGTgcatattatgtattttattgaaGGTTTTCATAGATTGttttattacaaagaaaaaatgaaacagctgAAAAAAGCTAGAGtaaaaaatatatgttaaaatgTACCAGGGAGTATAAAGAGTAACTTTTTATTGATTCAGAAATCATTGAATAAGCTGCACCAAAGCATTATGTAAAGTATGTGATTCAGTTGTAACTATGactcatttaattaaaatatataaaacaaactcttgaATAACAAAGATGGTGTTTTGCTCacaaaatttttcttcaaatatactGCCAACATAATATCAAAAACAATTGTATTAAAACATGGAATCTTGAAACTATTATTATCTCCCCTCAAAAGAATGATGTGACtttcaaataaaaagaatcaaaatttttattatattaaattaaaaagcttttgcacaaacaaaactatataatcaagatcaaaagaaatgtagtaaattgggaagcaatttttacaagtagtatttctgacaaaggactcacttctactctctctctctctctctctccatatgtaaatatatatatatatatatatatatatatatatttacatatggagagagagagaaatgagtcaaatttatgcaAAAACAAGCTagtccccaattgacaaatggtcaaaggatatgcagaggcaatttacagatgaggaaatcaaagcaatccatagtcatatgaaatatattatatattatttatatatattatattatatataagcatataaagCATGATatttactgattagaaaaatgcaaataaagcatctctgaggtaccaccttacatctctcagactggtcaatatgaccagaaaagacaatgatcaatgttggaaggaatgtgggaaatctggaacactaatacactgttgtatgaactcatccaatctttctggagagcaatttggaattaggaccaaaggacaataaaaatgtgcataccctttgatccagcaataccactaccaggtctataccctgaagaaatcatgaaaaagggtgaaaacattacttgcacaaaaatattcatagcaactctgtgatgacaaagaattggaaattgagggaatgtctatcaattggggaatggttgatcaaattgtggtatatgtttgttagggaacactattgttctattagaaacctggagggatgggaattcagagaactGATGCtaaacaagatgagcagaaccagaagaacattgtacactataacagcaacatcgggttgatgatcaatcttaatggacttgctcatttcatcagtgcaacaagtaGGGACAATTTTGACATATCTGTATCCCATCtgtataccatctgtatccagagaaagaattgaggagtttgaacaaagaccaaagatttttacctctaagttaaaaaaaattatcttcttatataattttgctatctcatactttgaCATCATCAAGTTTTATGAAGGTTGAGACTTCTCTGagcttatttttttcagttatcaaaTGCATTCACTGCATGGTCAGGCTAACCAGGAATGTTTCCATTCTActttaattatttgtttctgaCAACTTCAGCCTTTTCACAGGATCACTTGTGTTTGGATATTTTATGACTGAGAATCTTGTGGTACAATATGATCACTTTAGTCTCTGATTGTATTTTTTGAATCctcatagtaaaaaaaattaatattatgatTCCTCCTTTCATATGAATGTCTGAATAattttgttgctcagtcatttcagtcatgtctgattctttgtgatcctatttgggattttcttggcaaagatactggagtggtttgtcattttctccaac from Macrotis lagotis isolate mMagLag1 chromosome 4, bilby.v1.9.chrom.fasta, whole genome shotgun sequence includes the following:
- the LOC141521168 gene encoding interferon-induced protein with tetratricopeptide repeats 1B-like; this encodes MASSSWTTEDTYTFPFCHICSEKSEGNSIKDALLQLRCHFTWDLLRENLYLPDLENRILEEIEFLDTRFNVGIHNTLAYVKHLQRKNEEALKCLRNAEELIERDHTDQGEIQSLVVWGNYAWIYYHMDRLLKTKTYLYKVEASCRKFSSPSQYRVELPEIDCEEGWTLLKFGRKHYERAKICFQKALQLKPDDPLFFTGFAIAVYRLEVLPGGDPHSVSLELLRRAVTLNPEDAYIKTLLALKLQDQNKEEEGEKYIKEALRATSSQPYVFRYAAKFYRIKGSLEKTQLLLEKALQLTPLSAFLHHQMALCYRDQMRQLKRTTTQMGLHFNRMIESALFHFKKAVEYKPGFVLAYIGLANMYAETGDYINAEENFQKILHMEQLEDVRKQEIHFYYGRFQEFHRKSKSNALIHYLEGLRVKKETYVRQRLLDAVEKLTKKRLHRF